CCTTTCTGGAACAAGCCAGggtgtaaataaataattaaagtgTAGAATGACACTGTGgaataagaatttaattttaaagacagGAGATGTAAGGAGCTAATAGGTTAAGGGATTCACAGTTCCCAGAAGGCAGGATATCAGGTTTCAAACAGCCTGTTTGTGCTCCTTGCATTTAAAAAGGGTTGCATAGTCATTATCTAGTACTTCTATTCCTAGGAAAACCCCTGCCCTATTACTTTACTAATCTGTTTATAGACTCAGAGCAGGAAAGTCAAAAGTCAACCTGctggtcattattttttaatagagagaAATGGGCTGACttctctgaggtcacacagcctaTCTGTAGAAGTAATGACACTAGAGTTTGTCTCTGAGTTGAGTCCAGAATTCTCTACCTTTGCTATTATAacctgggaaaaaaaagaattcatcccttattttattttattttactttaagattttttgtttattcgtgagagacacagagagagacagagggaaaagcaggcttcctgtggggagcctgatgtggaacttgatcccaggaccccaggatcacaacctgagccaaaggcagatgctcaaccactgagccattcaggtgtcccttCATCCCTTATTTTAGAAGTGGAGCATAAATAAAACTGACCAAATAATTGATTTCCACGTTGGGACGctctcaaaagaaaatgaagggagTGCTACTATTAATTACACCCAGACAATAAAGCTTTTGCTCAGAGAAATGGAAGTTGGAAAGCAAACTCTGGCCTGGAAATCCAGACTCTGGTTCTACCCCTAGGGCTGTCCATGACTTTGACCTGCCAACTTGCTTTCTGCCTATTCCTGGCCTTCTTCCCATGGAACAGAGAGAATCCGTTTCCTGCCTCCCAAAGAGATGGAGGGGGCCTGGCTTTAGAAGTCTCTCAGATTCTGGAGAAATCTCAGTCTCGTTACCTTGACGCTAGCAACTGAAGCTCTGACAAAAGACCCAACCCCCAATCAGTGACTGATTCTATTTCCCAaggggttcttttttctcctcagcATCTAGAAATAGATGCTTCCTAGGCATGGGTCCACATTTAATACATTAGAtgtgtttttcctctcttccattgAGAAATTCAACAGCCACTGTTTGAATAAGTCATGAAACCAGATGTTCTGACCCACAGCTAACACCGTGGGCAGGCCAAGATTCATCTATATCATCTGAACACTGGCAAAGTGATAAATAGAAAAAAGCCTACTAGATAGTTTttgtgttggtttgtttgttttaaggcaGGAAACATTCTCCAGCTACTTCAATGAAAATGAACTTTTACATGCCTTCGATCAGGTTgttagttttggttttgttttcgtACATAGTGGAAGAACATGTTGTTGACTGTTCCATTGCAAAGTTAGGGCCTAAAGACAAAATTGAATATTGTCAAGTTACCCTTGAAATTGCCTAAAAAGTTAGGCACACCGTGTTATGCATGTACAATCGCGTCCTGTATTCAGAAGGAATGAGTTTGTGCTGTACTCGTGATGGACATCCgtggttatattttaaaaatggagccaCTTAAGTATGCTTCTACTAAAAACGCTTCAGCAAGTTTAAGGCAATCCAGTTTTTAGGTCCTTATTTTCAAGCATCTGCTGTTTTCCATAGATGACTGTATCAGCTCCCCTATCCATTGAGTCAATATTTCTCTGTGGCCCTCGGTCAATTCTCTGGTTTCTTTTCGGCCTCTCTTGAGGGAGCCATTGCAGACCATTTGGCCGCCGGCGCAGTGCGCTTTCTCCTCCTGGTGGCACCCACACCACACCAGTCTTTGCCAGTGGTATCGAACATCCACTGCCCGTGGCCAACGCAGGGCCTGCTCTACTTTGGTGCCCTTTttatctacccccccccccccttgctgcCCCAGCACATTAGCTAAATGCACACATATAGGACTCCACTGGTGGCAGAGGGAAGGCCAGGAGGAAAGCTACCAAAATAGAGAACTGTGTTAGAAAGGCAAGGACAGAGCCAGCTTGATTTTTGTTCGCCCAGAAACATGTTTTATCTAGTCATGTCACTCCTTGTAACAAAGATAAATCAGTAAACTTAACTGGTTCCTGCAAATAATAAGAGACTAGAATTGAACCCCGGTGAGCCCATGGGTCATTGTATGGCCCAGACCTGCTAACTAGGGTCCCTGCATAGAAGACCTGGGTGACACTGCAAAGGAACAGGAAATCAGTGTATCGAGGAAGAGCTTGGGGCTCGGGTGACAAACCTCCGGAGCTGTGGCCCAGCATAGCGGTGTTTACCAAGTTGGATGCTCTTGTGGGACACCAGACCAGGGCAACTTCAACAACACTTTGCTTCCTGTGAAACTCATAGCTTGTGAAATTTCCTCCAGCCGCTGGAGCCACAGGTTGTGTAATTTCAAAGAACCTAAAATAAGTTTCAGGTCTCCTGCCAAGCTTCCCTGTACTAGCGTGACCTTGCCCCTGATACACTTGGACCTCCTGCAAGAGGCAGCGGTCACCGGGAATTTCCTGTACTTGATGGGCAGGGTCTCCTTCAGCACTGTTCCTCTCACCTTGCTGGAACATACTCAGGGATGagattccccaccaccaccactttgtTGGGATGCAAGAGAGGCGGGGTTCAGAGGATCACCCTAGGATGCCACATTTGTTGACTGAGTCGCTGTCACCCAAATGTCTGAAAGTAGGCATGAGTTGGTGCTGGAACTGGAAGACCTGGAGACTGGCTGGCTCCCCCTGTGGCCTCGTCTTCCCCCTCCTGCCGGCTGGCTCTCCTGCTAGATTGGAATCTGCTGCCCTGCCCCAGTTGTCGAGGGATCTATTCAGTTTGGTGGCACCGGTCCCTGTGTGTGAAAGAGGATGCTGCTTCCTATCCCAGCACCCAGTGGGCAGGGCCCTGAAATGGCCCAATTCCCTGCTGTCCCTCCTCTGCACGCCTCTGTCACGTGGCTCCTAATTCAACCTCTGCCATACGGTTCACCCTCAGGCTCTGAGATCCCCAAGTTATCCCAAAGATGCAGGGTCAGGGTCACCCAGCAAAGCTAGGCTCACGAGAGAAATTTCCCCACTAGAAGTAGAGTTTCATGCCCCCTTCAGTGTTTAGGATGGTGGTGCCTGGCACTTACTCCCCAGCAGATGTCAGGCATTCTtgagaataaaaatctttcaatataTTAAGTATCTGTCCAAAACTCAACACAAGACCTTCCCCTGCCTTCATGCTGCCCAGCTATTTCAAGTCCTTAATACCCCATATCCTTACAGATCTAGAATGGAAGATCATTTATGTTGGCTCAGCTGAGAGTGAGGAGTTTGACCAAATCCTGGACTCTGTGCTAGTTGGCCCTGTCCCAGCAGGGAGGCACATGTTCATCTTTCAGGTAAGAAAGACAGGGCCTGAGGCCTTGGCACTTCTTCTACCTGAAAGCACAcagtgtggttcagtggttaaaaGCTCAGGTTAAAATTCTGGCTCTGTGTTCAGGAACTGTCTGACCTCTTAGAAGTACTTCATACATTTCCGTTTCCTCCACTTCTGTTGTCATAGTTGTCGCCATGAGTCACTGATTCATATAGTTGATTCTTATTATTCACCAGAGTTATGTTCTATAAGGTGGCTGCAAATGCTGCATTAGCAAATTAATGAATACAGAACCAGTGCCCCTGGAAGAATGCAGGGTTGGGTTCCTACAAGTTCTATTGTCAACCAGTCAATACATAATCTTGTTTCATGTGTGTTTCTGTTGAAAGACAccttatttagtatttattattgTTGATCATTCACATGAACTCCCTGCCAACAgcactataactcatgcctgaacaaaGCTTCTCTAACACACGTATTTTCTCCATAAGGTGCATCATCATCACCTTGCACTAAGCACTGTACTTGGTAGCCATCCTGAACAACAAAAtcaccagggcgcctgggtggcgcagtcagttgagcatctgagtcttggttttggctcaggccgtggtcttgaggtcatgggattgagccctgcatccagctccattGCGAGTCTGTTTGGgatcctcttctccctctgtcccccaccttccccaccccaccaatTCTTAGTTGctcttgcatgtgctctctcttgctctctctcaagtaaataaaatttaagaataaataaatatttatttatttttaaatatataaaaatcaaatcctTGCCTACCTCCCAGTCTACCGCTCCCACCCCAGTCCAGGCAACCTCATCCCATCCCCAAACGCCTCACCCACCTGTAGCCAGGCCACCAGCAAGCCCACCTGCTCCACTCCACGAGCAAGGCTGGCTTCCTGAGCATTCAGCTCATGCAGCCACACAGGGCCCGGCACCTGGTATAACGTTCTGCTGTCGCTGGCTAAAACTTGCTAATTTGTGAATAAGGGACCCCATGTCtcgttttggttttattttgtaccAGTTATATAGCGGGTCCTATCCATAACAACACACCCCaaatgtgtctgcctctgtcctctccttcctGGTGTAAATCGCTGTCTGCACTCTGGGTTGACTGTAACCTGCCCAGTCTCTGCTCCCACAACTGCCCTCCTCCCATCACAGCATGCCATTCTTTACAGACCACAGGAGTGATGCAGCACTTACCTCCTGTTAGACATTCTTGCTCCTTCCCAAGCCCTTAACTGGCCCAAAAGACCCTGGGCGCCCTGGTCCCTACCTGCCCACTTGTACAGCCTTATCTTatgccacccctccaccccccctcaCTACACTTCTCAGCACTACATTTACTTCTTTGTGGCACTTGTCACACTGAGCATTTTACAGGCATTTGCGAGATTGATTGTGTCTTCCCCACTCGATTAGAAACTCCTGTTGTCAGAGACCATACCTTTTGgctcagtaaatatgtgttgCTTGAAAATCATTGTGTTAAGTGGTAGAGGTGTGGCTGTACGATCAATGCTAAGGCACGGGGTGTGTTTCCTCTAGGCTGATGCCCCCAACCCATCCCTCATCCCAGAGACTGATGCTGTGGGTGTGACCGTGGTCCTCATCACCTGCACCTACCATGGACAGGAGTTCATCCGTGTGGGCTACTACGTCAACAATGAATACCCCAATCCTGAGCTGCGGGAGAACCCACCCCTGAAGCCAGACTTCTCTCAGGTGGGGCCTGTCTCTGCACTTCCTGCCTCGGACAGGCTGGCTCTTTGGAACCTGGGGGAGTTGAGTCATTGGAATTGGGAGCCAAGGTCACTTCTTAAGGTTTTCAAGCCCTGCTCAGATCTTGGAGCTCCAGACCagaaccagagagagaaaggtctTTGTTTCTCAGAAGCACGCCTGGCAGAATTGAGATTAGATAGGTCTCAGCCCTAAATCACAGTACATAGGCACTCCCGGGAGTTCTACACATAGTTGTTGATGGTGATGGAATAAGTAAGCTCTGTTCTTCCTGGCCTTGGGGCAGGGTCTTGGGGTGCCCTGGCTCTGTGGGAGTAATGACGGGGCATGCTGACAAGGGTTGACATTCCTCTTTCTGCCCCAGCTCCAGAGGAACATCTTGGCCTCAAACCCCCGAGTGACCCGCTTCCACATCAACTGGGACAACATGGACAGACTAGAGGCCATAGAGAACCAGGACCCCACCCTGGGCTGTGGCCTCCCCTTCAGCTGTGCTCCCATCAAAGGCTTGGGTCTCCCAGGTTGCATTCCTGGGCTCCTACCCGAGAATTCCATGGACTGCATCTAACTCGAGGAATCCAGGCCCTACCTGGGCCCAGCCGGGACTGTGGCCAGTCTCCTAGCACATCTGGAGAGGGCAGCTGG
This window of the Canis lupus dingo isolate Sandy chromosome 20, ASM325472v2, whole genome shotgun sequence genome carries:
- the ASF1B gene encoding histone chaperone ASF1B, producing the protein MAKVSVLNVAVLENPSPFHSPFRFEISFECNEALADDLEWKIIYVGSAESEEFDQILDSVLVGPVPAGRHMFIFQADAPNPSLIPETDAVGVTVVLITCTYHGQEFIRVGYYVNNEYPNPELRENPPLKPDFSQLQRNILASNPRVTRFHINWDNMDRLEAIENQDPTLGCGLPFSCAPIKGLGLPGCIPGLLPENSMDCI